In Thermotomaculum hydrothermale, a single genomic region encodes these proteins:
- a CDS encoding ZIP family metal transporter, protein MNFEGFISQYNPVMQALFATLFTWFVTALGAAMVFFFKEIKKKVLDIMLGFAAGVMIAASFWSLLAPAIEMSEKLGKNPWLTAAAGFLTGGIFLFAVDKIMPHLHLGLDISKAEGIHTSLKRSILLVLAITLHNIPEGLAVGVAFGAAAINQTNATIGGAIALAIGIGLQNFPEGAAVSIPLRRENLSRFKAFMYGQASGIVEPIAGVLGAWLVTIFIQILPFALSFAAGAMIYVVIEELIPESQLNSETDWSTMGAMIGFAVMMVLDVALG, encoded by the coding sequence ATGAATTTTGAAGGATTTATTTCCCAATATAATCCTGTAATGCAGGCATTATTTGCAACCCTGTTTACCTGGTTTGTTACAGCCTTAGGTGCTGCAATGGTTTTCTTTTTCAAAGAAATAAAAAAGAAAGTGCTTGATATTATGTTAGGCTTTGCAGCGGGAGTTATGATTGCAGCAAGCTTCTGGTCACTTTTAGCTCCTGCTATAGAAATGTCAGAGAAGTTAGGAAAAAATCCATGGTTAACTGCTGCAGCAGGTTTTTTAACAGGGGGAATCTTTCTTTTTGCTGTTGATAAAATCATGCCACATTTACACTTAGGGCTTGATATTTCAAAGGCTGAAGGAATACATACATCATTAAAGAGAAGCATTCTCCTTGTACTTGCCATTACCCTTCACAATATCCCAGAAGGGCTTGCAGTAGGAGTTGCATTTGGAGCCGCTGCTATTAACCAAACAAATGCAACAATAGGTGGTGCAATAGCACTTGCTATAGGAATTGGGCTTCAAAACTTTCCTGAAGGGGCTGCTGTTTCTATTCCTCTGAGAAGAGAAAACCTTTCAAGGTTTAAAGCTTTTATGTATGGACAGGCTTCGGGAATTGTTGAGCCTATTGCAGGGGTTTTAGGTGCCTGGCTTGTTACAATTTTTATTCAAATCCTTCCTTTTGCTCTGTCCTTTGCTGCAGGGGCAATGATTTATGTTGTAATTGAAGAACTAATCCCTGAATCGCAACTTAACTCAGAAACAGATTGGTCTACAATGGGTGCAATGATTGGCTTTGCTGTAATGATGGTGCTGGATGTGGCGCTTGGATAA